One stretch of Heliangelus exortis chromosome 24, bHelExo1.hap1, whole genome shotgun sequence DNA includes these proteins:
- the LOC139807133 gene encoding uncharacterized protein — translation MERNWWQAVKTEVEPISPAAIWASKAGKPEQQEASMSPDHSGDTGAALGAPFIPPPDESTLQGPPDETWDPIMGYHFWDTYDITKSPTYCFLRKLWKIVENPFYQSVWWDDDGKMIIISEELFEQEVLAWRENVRVLRTETMRDFIYQLELHGFYRTKGNISTIMLRAAQVHDLDKLLFYCNPFFQRDKPRLLKLIRPRAEAGDRVPAPSPPAPSMRVEFKRREKTARGNEGVQEKMQECKRARKSGREDGRVEGRTRVPRRRPPNAQPMARAVEKKAFQARLAPQHPGGSTYSTQSFTNLCPTSYPTQSHNCQGTPRILIRVNKRGLCTPAPAPGTILCPVADHAYPSTSFCPAQAWAMAQPSPSSQPVPNLLLWDQYGCCQGWG, via the exons ATGGAGAGAAACTGGTGGCAAGCTGTGAAAACAGAAGTGGAGCCCATTTCACCAGCAGCAATCTGGGCTTCCAAAGCAGGGaagccagagcagcaggaagctTCAATGTCTCCTGATCATTCAGGTGACACAGGAGCAGCTTTGGGTGCTCCCTTCATCCCACCTCCAGATGAAAGCACCCTTCAAGGTCCCCCTGATGAAACGTGGGACCCCATCATGGGCTACCATTTCTGGGACACCTACGACATCACCAAGTCTCCAACCTACTGCTTCCTCAGGAAGCTCTGGAAGATTGTGGAGAACCCTTTCTACCAGTCAGTCTGGTGGGATGATGATGGGAAGATGATCATCATTTCAGAAGAACTCTTTGAGCAGGAAGTGCTGGCGTGGAGGGAAAACGTGAGGGTGCTCAGAACTGAGACCATGAGGGACTTCATTTACCAACTTGAGCTCCATGGATTCTACAGAACCAAAGGGAACATCAGCACCATAATGCTGAGAGCAGCACAAGTGCATGATCTGGACAAG CTGCTCTTCTACTGCAACCCCTTTTTTCAGCGAGATAAGCCCAGGTTACTCAAACTGATAAGACCAAGAGCTGAGGCAGGAGACAGagtcccagctccatccccaccaGCCCCCAGCATGAGGGTGGAAttcaaaagaagagagaagactGCAAGAGGAAATGAAGGAGTGCAAGAGAAGATGCAAGAGTGCAAGAGAGCACGGAAGAGTGGAAGAGAAGATGGAAGAGTGGAAGGGAGGACAAGAGTGCCCAGGAGGAGACCACCTAATGCTCAGCCCATGGCACGAGCTGTGGAGAAGAAGGCTTTCCAGGCCAGATTGGCACCACAGCACCCAGGAGGCAGCACCTACTCCACCCAAAGCTTCACTAATCTGTGTCCCACCTCCTACCCCACACAGTCCCATAATTGCCAGGGGACCCCTCGCATTTTAATCAGGGTAAACAAACGTGGCCTCTGTACACCTGCACCAGCACCTGGCACCATTCTGTGCCCTGTGGCTGACCATGCCTATCCCAGCACCAGCttctgccctgcccaggcttGGGCTATGGCACAGCcaagccccagctcccagccagtGCCCAACCTCCTCCTGTGGGACCAATAcggctgctgccagggctgggggtga